Sequence from the Candidatus Cloacimonadota bacterium genome:
ACCTTTGATATCTCTGCAACCAGTTACTATTGAATCGAAATATTCAAAAATACCATTTGATTTCAGTACTTTGGTAGTTAAAAAGAGAGTATTACTTGTTCCAACACCGATCTTAACATTATGTTCCTTTAGGAGTTGCAAGAATTCTCTAACACCCGGTTTTAGCTTAATATCATTCTCGTAATGGTCTGAAACAAGATATGTCCATTCATCTATTATTTCCTCTATAGAATCTTTTAGGGCAAACTTCTGTTTGAAGTAACGAGCTACTTCAATAAAACTATTTCCTTCTTCAATATCAAGAAAGAGATTTTCCGGGACTTCAATATTCCTTTTAGATAAGTATTCTTCATCAACTTGAGTCCAAACACCCATTGAATCAATCAATGTACCGTCAAGATCAAAGATAACACCATAAATTTTATTCATTAGACCTAACCTACTTTATTGTAAACTCATAACGAAAGAGCCGGTTTTTCTGTCAAACAAAACAAGTATAAAATCATTATAATTAGCCGATTTAAGAGTTAGGATAACTGTGATGGAGTTTCTGAGTTATTTCTTAAAAAGGCAGATGTATAGATTTATGAGCAAGCTAGCAAAATTAAGCACTCTACCGGCGAGAGTGCTTAATTGTTGGTTGACAACTTTCAGAAGAGATATTATATTGTCTTCAGAATAAAGTAAAAAACTAAGGAGAACAAAGTATGGTAGAACAATTACAAGAAAAAGGGCAATTAAGCATTCATACGGAGAATATTTTTCCGATCATCAAGAAATGGCTCTATTCTGAGCATGATATTTTTACTCGTGAGTTGATATCTAACGCTATTGATGCCTTACAGAAGCGCAAGACAGTAGATAAGAAAGTCAAAGAAGAGGATTTACGAGTTGAGATAAAGATCAATAAGAAGAAACAGGCTCTAGAATTCATCGATTATGGAATCGGAATGACTCGGAAAGAGATAGATAAATTTATCAATCAGATAGCTTTCTCCGGAGCAGAGGAGTTTATAGAGAAATATAAAGATAAACAGACCAATATCATTGGACACTTTGGTTTAGGATTCTATTCTTCATTTATGGTAGCAGACAAGGTAACGATAGATTCTTTATCATGGCAGAAAAATGCTAAGCCGGCTTATTGGGAATGTGATGGAACAACTTCTTATTCATTAGGAGAGGGTAGCAGAAAAGAAGTTGGGACAACAGTAACTGTATATCTCAATAAAGAATCACGGGAATATCTTGATTTTAGCAAGTTGCGAGAACTGATAGAGAAGTACTCTAATTTTGTACCTTTTCCAATAGAATTGGAGAAGAAAGTGCTCAACCAAAAAGAGGCACTTTGGAACCGTAAACCAAAGGATGTCAAAGATGAGGAGTATAAGGAATTTTATAAATCTGTCTTTCATGATTTTCAAGACCCTCTATTCTGGATACACCTCAATGTTGATTATCCTTTTGTTTTAAAAGGGATTCTCTATTTTCCAAAAATTACCAATCAACTGGAATTGCAGAGAGGTAAAGTTAAGCTCTACTGCAATAATGTTTTCGTGGCTGATAATCTTCAGGAGTTTATTCCAGAATTTCTGTTATTGTTACGTGGTGGCATTGATATTCCTGATATACCACTCAATGTCTCCCGTAGTTTCCTACAACAGGATCAGAATGTAAAAAAGATCTCTAAATACATCATTAAAAAGGTTTCCGATTTTCTGAATGACCTATTTAAGGCAGACAGGAAGAAGTTTGAACAATACTGGGAAGATATCCATCAGTTCATAAAATTTGGAGCAATTACCGAAGAATCTTTTTATGAAGGAGTAAAAGAGCTCATAATTTACAAGAGTATTTCGG
This genomic interval carries:
- a CDS encoding HAD family phosphatase; its protein translation is MNKIYGVIFDLDGTLIDSMGVWTQVDEEYLSKRNIEVPENLFLDIEEGNSFIEVARYFKQKFALKDSIEEIIDEWTYLVSDHYENDIKLKPGVREFLQLLKEHNVKIGVGTSNTLFLTTKVLKSNGIFEYFDSIVTGCRDIKGKPYPDIFLKVAEELKVNPENCLVCEDVLAGIQAGKNAGMHVVAVYDACSEPEKQTINELADYYGSDFYQIIEYCLQNNLLE
- the htpG gene encoding molecular chaperone HtpG, giving the protein MVEQLQEKGQLSIHTENIFPIIKKWLYSEHDIFTRELISNAIDALQKRKTVDKKVKEEDLRVEIKINKKKQALEFIDYGIGMTRKEIDKFINQIAFSGAEEFIEKYKDKQTNIIGHFGLGFYSSFMVADKVTIDSLSWQKNAKPAYWECDGTTSYSLGEGSRKEVGTTVTVYLNKESREYLDFSKLRELIEKYSNFVPFPIELEKKVLNQKEALWNRKPKDVKDEEYKEFYKSVFHDFQDPLFWIHLNVDYPFVLKGILYFPKITNQLELQRGKVKLYCNNVFVADNLQEFIPEFLLLLRGGIDIPDIPLNVSRSFLQQDQNVKKISKYIIKKVSDFLNDLFKADRKKFEQYWEDIHQFIKFGAITEESFYEGVKELIIYKSISGNYTTVDEYLENNKTDKKPQKIYYTAGENTQVTYLNMMKDAGKDVLIAEDVIDTHLFQHLEMKNKDISFVRIDSELNEDFVEKDKKELLDSDNKTELDKIKEIFVKAIDDKDVQIDVKRLKNKNVPGLVVFNEFMRRMQDMNNIISRNEHNLLKMHEFIVNAENPTVKKILKLHATGKDKEVKLLCNYLHNLSLIEQRQFTGKDLSAFIETTYQILDLV